In Drosophila subpulchrella strain 33 F10 #4 breed RU33 chromosome 3R, RU_Dsub_v1.1 Primary Assembly, whole genome shotgun sequence, the following are encoded in one genomic region:
- the LOC119560820 gene encoding uncharacterized protein LOC119560820 isoform X2 has protein sequence MERFSRINIIPNPRDMDREGVRPAAAVLRPNENRLHAIQEEEPAVEVAPLLSRGSQVNPGDLQLQKAILGGGDDKGATELGAGLRTRRLNRHLAPFLCNVCHQYVRGGVITICGHLFCWACLWPKVGDSKSPRCPRCRYGLVLYEDIMPFHGEGPEAQEADNEVLVEPGLVPRPTGLYLCDSKIPNWFVVNDPKDVPEQAFDQNTKERDFCSVVMRVPQEYPWIGTMLRFFKWIQVGCAIIACLMWCFFSVATGPSALYFS, from the exons ATGGAGCGATTTTCTCGTATTAACATTATTCCAAATCCTCGCGATATGGATCGAGAAGGGGTCCGCCCAGCGGCAGCAGTACTTCGACCCAACGAGAATCGTCTACATGCTATACAGG AGGAGGAACCTGCTGTGGAAGTGGCTCCGCTGCTTTCAAGGGGTTCCCAAGTGAATCCAGGGGACTTGCAGCTGCAGAAGGCAATTTTGGGAGGAGGAGATGACAAAGGGGCCACTGAACTTGGTGCGGGACTTCGTACTCGTCGCTTAAATAGACACCTGGCGCCCTTCTTGTGTAACGTGTGCCACCAGTATGTCCGTGGTGGCGTGATCACCATCTGTGGTCACCTATTTTGCTGGGCCTGCCTGTGGCCCAAAGTGGGTGATAGTAAGTCTCCGCGGTGCCCGCGTTGTCGGTACGGCTTGGTCCTGTACGAGGACATCATGCCGTTCCACGGCGAGGGACCCGAGGCCCAAGAGGCTGATAACGAAGTCCTGGTCGAGCCGGGTTTGGTACCCCGCCCCACGGGTCTGTACCTCTGCGACTCGAAGATCCCCAACTGGTTCGTGGTCAACGATCCCAAGGATGTGCCGGAACAGGCATTCGATCAAAACACCAAGGAGAGGGATTTCTGTTCCGTGGTGATGCGGGTTCCTCAGGAGTATCCGTGGATCGGGACTATGCTGCGATTCTTCAAGTGGATCCAAGTGGGTTGCGCCATCATCGCGTGCCTGATGTGGTGTTTCTTCTCAGTGGCCACGGGGCCAAGTGCTTTATATTTTTCCTAA
- the LOC119560820 gene encoding uncharacterized protein LOC119560820 isoform X1 — MERFSRINIIPNPRDMDREGVRPAAAVLRPNENRLHAIQEEEEPAVEVAPLLSRGSQVNPGDLQLQKAILGGGDDKGATELGAGLRTRRLNRHLAPFLCNVCHQYVRGGVITICGHLFCWACLWPKVGDSKSPRCPRCRYGLVLYEDIMPFHGEGPEAQEADNEVLVEPGLVPRPTGLYLCDSKIPNWFVVNDPKDVPEQAFDQNTKERDFCSVVMRVPQEYPWIGTMLRFFKWIQVGCAIIACLMWCFFSVATGPSALYFS, encoded by the exons ATGGAGCGATTTTCTCGTATTAACATTATTCCAAATCCTCGCGATATGGATCGAGAAGGGGTCCGCCCAGCGGCAGCAGTACTTCGACCCAACGAGAATCGTCTACATGCTATACAGG AAGAGGAGGAACCTGCTGTGGAAGTGGCTCCGCTGCTTTCAAGGGGTTCCCAAGTGAATCCAGGGGACTTGCAGCTGCAGAAGGCAATTTTGGGAGGAGGAGATGACAAAGGGGCCACTGAACTTGGTGCGGGACTTCGTACTCGTCGCTTAAATAGACACCTGGCGCCCTTCTTGTGTAACGTGTGCCACCAGTATGTCCGTGGTGGCGTGATCACCATCTGTGGTCACCTATTTTGCTGGGCCTGCCTGTGGCCCAAAGTGGGTGATAGTAAGTCTCCGCGGTGCCCGCGTTGTCGGTACGGCTTGGTCCTGTACGAGGACATCATGCCGTTCCACGGCGAGGGACCCGAGGCCCAAGAGGCTGATAACGAAGTCCTGGTCGAGCCGGGTTTGGTACCCCGCCCCACGGGTCTGTACCTCTGCGACTCGAAGATCCCCAACTGGTTCGTGGTCAACGATCCCAAGGATGTGCCGGAACAGGCATTCGATCAAAACACCAAGGAGAGGGATTTCTGTTCCGTGGTGATGCGGGTTCCTCAGGAGTATCCGTGGATCGGGACTATGCTGCGATTCTTCAAGTGGATCCAAGTGGGTTGCGCCATCATCGCGTGCCTGATGTGGTGTTTCTTCTCAGTGGCCACGGGGCCAAGTGCTTTATATTTTTCCTAA
- the LOC119561459 gene encoding uncharacterized protein LOC119561459 → MFLSRKEIVSLLLLLTAIISVLNASLFANILPLHVSYEQVSLQVVSVGTAYICLIYAFSTWLYHSNYSRTRLHMRIVLVAMIVAMVVFNGLACYWYLIEESFTKLGESMELFLLFSRFSVTSKSVSLAMSIICILLLIVIMALLIVTIIQSIRRRKNKESSDNIELQGRNYPNAWDEH, encoded by the exons ATGTTTCTCTCCCGAAAGGAAATCGTATCGCTTTTGCTCCTCCTAACGGCG ATCATCAGTGTGCTGAACGCGTCGCTCTTTGCAAATATTCTGCCCCTCCACGTCAGTTATGAGCAGGTGAGCCTGCAGGTTGTCAGCGTGGGAACCGCCTATATCTGCCTGATTTACGCCTTCAGCACCTGGCTGTACCACTCGAATTACTCCAGGACTCGTCTGCACATGCGAATTGTG CTGGTGGCCATGATTGTGGCGATGGTGGTGTTTAACGGCTTAGCCTGCTATTGGTATCTAATAGAAGAGTCCTTTACGAAACTCGGGGAATCGATGGAACTGTTCTTGTTGTTCAGCAGATTTTCGGTGACCTCCAAATCGGTCAGCTTGGCCATGTCGATCATCTGCATTCTTCTGCTAATCGTAATCATGGCGCTGCTCATCGTGACCATCATCCAGTCGATAAGGAGACGCAAGAACAAGGAATCCAGTGATAATATCGAGCTGCAGGGAAGGAATTACCCTAACGCGTGGGATGAGCATTAA
- the LOC119562080 gene encoding cilia- and flagella-associated protein 299: MTDFSIAKFNNYQEYLHSFTTVEDFRYLPFHKTVTTLTKLGYREHRTFYEEDEFLNVKKQVEQLLNPTVSAQIYYSQYFKGSDPALWALAEREHVNVQQEISTIIFLEISGRSGFSKSGYIDFEASLRNYRFKGPNAVDWRAVFEEQKMLRPQPSDIVFYDWKTRKIFANDNDNYTVVAHPEHGLMFTHKGDHKNIPVTTKKNPFSSNVRRSMIRSPLYGFMILYDHHVRKKT; encoded by the exons ATGACGGACTTTAGCATTGCCAAGTTTAATAACTATCAGGAGTATCTGCACTCCTTCACCACCGTCGAGGACTTTCGGTACTTGCCTTTTCACAAAACCGTCACTACTCTCACGAAACTCGGTTATCGGGAGCACCGTACTTTCTACGAAGAAGATGAGTTCCTAAACGTAAAAAAGCAGGTGGAACAGCTCCTAAATCCCACGGTTTCGGCACAGATATACTACAGTCAGTATTTCAAGGGATCCGATCCTGCTCTTTGGGCTTTGGCCGAACGTGAACATGTCAATGTCCAGCAGGAGATATCG ACCATAATCTTTCTGGAAATAAGTGGTAGAAGCGGTTTCTCAAAATCCGGCTATATCGACTTTGAGGCCAGTCTGCGTAACTACAGATTCAAAGGACCAAATGCAGTTGACTGGCGTGCAGTTTTCGAGGAGCAAAAGATGCTTAGGCCCCAGCCGAGCGACATAGTCTTCTACGACTGGAAAACCAGAAAGATCTTTGCGAATGATAACGACAACTATACAGTGGTAGCCCATCCTGAGCATGGTCTTATGTTTACCCACAAGGGCGATCACAAGAACATTCCGGTCACCACCAAAAAGAACCCATTTTCCAGCAACGTAAGGCGTTCTATGATCAGGTCGCCTCTATATGGTTTCATGATATTATATGATCACCATGTGCGCAAGAAGACCTAA